The genomic interval GACCTTCCGCGCGGCCTTCCGCCCTGCCCTCGTCCCGGATCTCCTCCGACATGGCGGACTTGTAGAAAGAGGTGTCCACGGCCACCAGGTTCCTCCACTGTTGTGCGGCCGGACGACTGCCCAGGCCCTGAGCGGTGAGTTCGACGATGGGGTCGGTGATGTTCTCGGGCGCGTCCCGCAGTGCTGCGGACAGCGTTTTCAGTATGGCACCGACGTCGGGATTGTCGGCATGTGTGATGGCCGCGAGGGTGGCGAGTGCGAGGTCCTTGCGGGCTTCCGCGACGTCTTTGATGACGGGCATGTTGTGCGGCCCGGCGACGAGTGGGTTGAGCGTCAGCGTCTGCCATCGGCGCAGGCCGATCGCAAGGGGGCGTGCCGCCCACTCGGCGGTCTGCCGGTCCTGGCAGACGACCAGGAATCGACACCGGGCACCTCGGACACCCGGGAGAAGAGCCCCGGGTACTCCTGGAAGATGCGGTGCATCGCCTCGTGGGGTGAGCTGACCATGCGGCTCCGTTCGGTAGTACGGCGGTTCAGGGTCTACGGCAGTCGCGGCACTGGCCCGGTTCCGGGGCGCGGAAGGCTCGGTTGCAGTCGTCGCAGTTCTGGAGCGGGATGACGGCGGGCGGGGCGGACGGGGCCGGGAGCGGGGGTGGCAGGAGGGCTGTGATCCGGTGGCGGAGGAGGCGCGCCGGGTGGGTGAGCGGGGCCGGGAGGTCCGTCGTGAGGGCCCGGCGGATGGCGTCGGGGTGGGCGTCCCGTTCGAGCCAGGCGGCGACTCCCGGGGTGAGCGCGGCGACGTCCGCCTCGGAGAGCGTCAGCACGGGCGCGTGGCGGCGGAGGTCCGCGAGGAGCAGAGCGGCGGTCCGGTGCAGGGCGTTGGCGGGTGGGGTGGGCCGGGGGTGCTGCTGCCGGGGCGGAGGCGGTGGGGCGGCGGGCGGCGGAGTCGTCGCGCGCGGGGCCGCGTACGGCTCCCGGGGCGCCGGGGGCGTCGCGTAGGGCCGGTTGTGCGACTCCGTACGCGTGCGTACGCGGCCGTCCCGCAGGCGTACGCGGATGCGGCGCAGGTAGCCCGCCGCCTCCAGCTCGCGCAGCGCGGCCGCGATCCG from Streptomyces drozdowiczii carries:
- a CDS encoding helix-turn-helix domain-containing protein, giving the protein MTAQQAIAPPCAPPGSPGSPHDVTPTSGVIHVNSRHTSGFTVIGNHLAQHGDLSLLAIGLAVHIQSLPEGAKIGVKVLAARFPESEMRIAAALRELEAAGYLRRIRVRLRDGRVRTRTESHNRPYATPPAPREPYAAPRATTPPPAAPPPPPRQQHPRPTPPANALHRTAALLLADLRRHAPVLTLSEADVAALTPGVAAWLERDAHPDAIRRALTTDLPAPLTHPARLLRHRITALLPPPLPAPSAPPAVIPLQNCDDCNRAFRAPEPGQCRDCRRP